A genomic window from Camelina sativa cultivar DH55 chromosome 2, Cs, whole genome shotgun sequence includes:
- the LOC104754956 gene encoding nicotianamine synthase 2-like, with amino-acid sequence MKLASQANKLASIVLAKFHLPNTTFHNFDIDSQANKLASSLVSRDLDLSKRMIFHTTDVLNAKEGLDQYDVVFLAALVGIDKESKVKAIEHLEKYMAPGAVLMLRSAHGLRAFLYPIVDSSDLKGFEVLIIYHPSDDVVNSVVIARKLGGSNGVRDSQIGRCVVMPCNCSKVHAIIMNNFGMKKNLIEEFSAIE; translated from the coding sequence ATGAAACTCGCTTCACAAGCCAACAAACTTGCTTCCATCGTCTTGGCCAAGTTTCACCTCCCCAACACAACGTTCCACAACTTTGACATCGACTCACAGGCCAACAAACTCGCTTCAAGCCTCGTTTCTCGCGATCTTGACCTCTCGAAACGCATGATCTTCCACACAACTGATGTGTTAAATGCTAAGGAAGGATTAGACCAATATGATGTCGTTTTCTTGGCAGCTCTTGTTGGGATAGATAAAGAGTCAAAGGTCAAAGCTATTGAGCATTTGGAGAAATATATGGCTCCGGGAGCTGTGTTGATGCTAAGGAGTGCTCATGGTCTTAGAGCTTTCTTGTATCCAATCGTTGACTCTTCCGATCTTAAAGGATTTGAGGTGTTGATCATTTATCATCCCTCCGATGACGTAGTGAACTCAGTAGTCATCGCACGTAAGCTCGGTGGTTCGAATGGAGTTAGAGACAGCCAGATTGGACGGTGTGTGGTTATGCCTTGTAATTGCTCTAAGGTCCACGCAATAATTATGAACAATTTTGGTATGAAGAAGAATTTGATCGAGGAGTTTAGTGCCATCGAGTAA
- the LOC104730700 gene encoding LOW QUALITY PROTEIN: uncharacterized protein LOC104730700 (The sequence of the model RefSeq protein was modified relative to this genomic sequence to represent the inferred CDS: inserted 1 base in 1 codon; substituted 1 base at 1 genomic stop codon): MGIVGSKGDNNTPLLNLCKEMKDLIRAARGARYQLAKSHLLYFKSLVEFTSCLNQFVHKELVVISYSDDDLSSSDLVCSGSESDSDSDSDCFVCDQSQTALLSNNNDQNPGKNMVGDGTCGSSNNGLEMSREEGLASEGAKCVNDPNEDERKGSKNVSSADEQNPFLGYNDIFCLYGFPEDETQYDVTVPDQRDDEVESDGFREIRQREGISDLEPESDDGSTLIRKNQKKKKKKKKNNAKASSSADSGVDKIEVEANTCNGQVSSEVDDSNETCAQETEGTTPESVTEEVTRSDEEDGFDEAYESSSSTFSETSGLSLTDLRNVVERINRISEKAKSNNNEVSELLQVSRVDHHQPLGSQFKGFASKVLGSSGNSTRDLPSTRCFRFDDTAVTLSMTLEKLYMWEKKLHAKVKVEENLRVSYDXAYKIVQTLDNNGAESSDIDEAETVLKRLLSKINDSVRAVESISMRIHKIRDDELSVQVIEIINGFQKMWRFLAKCHHKQFRVITRSKSCVHIVENDXSSRKATHKVEEQIRRYKESLRGYIDKQRGFVNLLNRWLNRNIMEDEDETETEAPKIFKVCSDWLREIENVDEIKVLSAVDEMRSRFQGLGFKQVEEEKQRMRTETLSKELEKKTKEVEEIWGTAVVFPETNSGRTANMMLGPELPSLRESVTQETEQRGRMIRELNDTVSVSLQECLVPIFEGLEEFCFSNFKAYKNIRIVST, from the exons atgggtATTGTTGGTTCCAAGGGAGATAATAATACTCCATTGTTGAATCTGTGTAAGGAGATGAAGGATTTGATAAGAGCAGCGAGAGGTGCTAGGTATCAGTTAGCGAAATCTCATCTTCTTTACTTTAAATCTCTTGTAGAATTCACTAGCTGTCTTAACCAGTTTGTTCATAAGGAATTGGTTGTGATTTCGTATTCAGATGATGATTTGTCAAGTAGTGATCTGGTCTGTTCTGGATCAGAATCAGACTcagattctgattctgattgttTTGTATGTGATCAGTCTCAAACAGCTCTGTTGAGCAATAATAACGATCAGAATCCGGGGAAAAACATGGTTGGAGATGGAACTTGTGGTTCAAGTAACAATGGTTTAGAGATGTCACGTGAAGAAGGTTTAGCGTCTGAGGGGGCAAAGTGCGTGAATGATCCAAATGAAGATGAGAGGAAAGGTTCGAAAAATGTTTCTTCTGCTGATGAACAGAACCCTTTCCTAGGTTataatgatatattttgtttgtacgGTTTCCCCGAGGATGAAACGCAATATGATGTCACAGTACCGGATCAAAGAGATGATGAGGTTGAGAGTGATGGATTTAGAGAAATTAGGCAGAGAGAAGGGATTTCTGATTTGGAACCTGAAAGTGATGATG GTAGTACTCTTAtaagaaagaatcaaaagaagaagaagaagaagaagaagaataatgcTAAAGCAAGCTCTTCAGCTGATAGTGGAGTTGATAAGATAGAAGTCGAAGCAAACACTTGTAATGGTCAAGTTTCAAGTGAGGTTGACGATTCTAATGAAACTTGCGCGCAGGAGACGGAAGGAACAACTCCAGAGAGTGTTACTGAAGAAGTGACAAGATCAGATGAGGAGGATGGTTTTGATGAAGCgtatgaatcttcttcttctactttttcgGAAACATCTGGTTTGTCCTTGACTGATCTTAGGAATGTAGTAGAAAGGATCAATCGTATAAGCGAGAAAGCTAAGAGTAATAATAATGAAGTCTCCGAGTTGCTTCAAGTTAGCAGAGTTGATCACCATCAACCTTTAGGATCACAGTTCAAGGGATTTGCTTCAAAGGTACTTGGTAGTTCCGGGAATTCGACTCGTGATTTGCCGTCGACACGCTGTTTTCGCTTTGATGATACTGCTGTTACACTCTCCATGACATTAGAGAAGCTTTATATGTGGGAAAAGAAGCTTCATGCAAAAGTTAAAGTTGAAGAAAATCTTAGGGTTTCTTATGACTAAGCGTACAAGATTGTTCAGACTCTTGATAACAACGGAGCAGAATCGAGCGACATTGACGAGGCCGAGACTGTGCTTAAACGCCTGTTATCCAAGATTAATGACTCGGTTAGAGCAGTTGAATCGATTTCGATGAGAATTCATAAGATAAGAGATGACGAGCTTTCGGTTCAGGTGATTGAGATCATCAATGGATTCCAAAAGATGTGGAGATTCTTGGCGAAATGTCACCACAAGCAGTTTCGAGTGATCACTAGAAGTAAGTCTTGTGTTCATATTGTTGAAAATG TGAGCTCGAGGAAAGCTACGCATAAGGTTGAAGAACAAATTAGAAGATACAAAGAATCTTTGAGAGGTTACATCGATAAACAAAGAGGTTTCGTTAACCTCTTGAACAGGTGGCTTAACCGAAACATCATGGAGGACGAAGATGAAACGGAGACCGAGGCTCCTAAGATATTTAAGGTTTGCAGCGATTGGTTAAGAGAGATTGAGAATGTTGATGAGATTAAAGTGTTGAGTGCTGTTGACGAAATGAGATCGAGATTTCAAGGGTTAGGGTTTAAGCAagtagaggaagagaaacagaggatgaGAACAGAGACATTGTCTAAGGAgttagagaagaagacgaaagaagTGGAGGAGATTTGGGGAACTGCGGTTGTTTTTCCGGAAACTAATTCTGGTCGGACGGCAAACATGATGCTTGGACCGGAGTTGCCGTCTTTGAGAGAGAGTGTGACGCAAGAAACAGAACAGCGTGGGAGAATGATAAGAGAGTTAAACGACACCGTGTCAGTGAGTTTGCAAGAGTGTTTGGTTCCCATCTTTGAGGGTTTAGAGGAATTTTGTTTCTCTAATTTTAAAGCATATAAGAACATTAGAATCGTTTCCACATAA
- the LOC104730710 gene encoding calcium-binding protein PBP1, translating into MASPKSSTRPSQQDQEPTKFQDFFPTMAGKLGGEGLIEELCKGFELLMDKDKGVITFESLRRNASTVLGLGDLTDEDVRCMINEGDFDRDGALNQMEFCVLMFRLSPELMEASRCVVTEVIEEEFSDCSHRQ; encoded by the coding sequence ATGGCGTCTCCTAAATCTTCAACAAGACCAAGCCAACAAGATCAAGAACCCACTAAATTCCAAGATTTCTTTCCAACAATGGCTGGAAAACTCGGTGGAGAAGGTCTAATCGAAGAGCTATGCAAAGGGTTCGAGCTTCTTATGGATAAAGACAAAGGAGTCATCACGTTCGAGAGTTTACGAAGAAACGCATCCACGGTTCTTGGACTCGGAGATCTAACGGACGAAGATGTTCGATGTATGATCAACGAAGGAGATTTCGATCGAGACGGTGCGTTGAATCAGATGGAGTTTTGTGTTCTCATGTTTAGACTTAGTCCTGAACTGATGGAAGCGTCACGGTGTGTTGTGACGGAGGTGATTGAGGAAGAGTTTTCCGATTGTAGTCACCGGCAATGA
- the LOC104730719 gene encoding NAD(P)H dehydrogenase (quinone) FQR1: MATKVYIVYYSMYGHVEKLAEEIRKGAASVEGVEAKLWQVPETLPEEALSKMSAPPKSESPIITPNELTEADGFVFGFPTRFGMMAAQFKAFLDATGGLWRTQSLAGKPAGIFYSTGSQGGGQETTALTAITQLVHHGMLFVPIGYTFGAGMFEMENVKGGSPYGAGTFAGDGSRQPTELELQQAFHQGKYIATITKKLKGSTA, encoded by the exons ATGGCGACTAAAGTGTATATTGT GTACTATTCTATGTATGGTCATGTGGAGAAATTGGCTGAAGAGATAAGGAAAGGAGCTGCTTCTGTTGAAGGTGTTGAAGCCAAGCTATGGCAG GTACCAGAGACACTTCCAGAAGAAGCACTTTCTAAGATGAGCGCACCACCAAAGAGTGAATCCCCAATCATCACTCCCAACGAGCTAACTGAAGCTGATGGCTTTGTCTTTGGCTTCCCAACAAGATTTGGTATGATGGCTGCTCAGTTCAAAGCCTTTTTGGATGCAACTGGTGGACTCTGGAGGACTCAGTCACTCGCTGGTAAACCAGCTGGTATCTTCTACAGCACTGGCTCTCAAGGTGGTGGCCAGGAAACCACCGC ATTGACGGCCATAACTCAGCTTGTCCACCACGGTATGTTATTTGTCCCAATTGGTTACACATTTGGGGCAGGAATGTTCGAGATGGAGAATGTGAAAGGTGGAAGCCCATATGGAGCTGGAACATTTGCAGGAGATGGTTCGAGGCAGCCAACAGAGTTGGAGCTCCAACAAGCATTTCACCAAGGCAAGTACATTGCCACTATCACCAAGAAGCTCAAGGGATCTACTGCTTAA